A genomic region of Bubalus kerabau isolate K-KA32 ecotype Philippines breed swamp buffalo chromosome 10, PCC_UOA_SB_1v2, whole genome shotgun sequence contains the following coding sequences:
- the C10H15orf48 gene encoding normal mucosa of esophagus-specific gene 1 protein, with amino-acid sequence MGFFQLLMKKKELIPLVFFMTVAAAGASSFAMYSLRKSDVILDRKRNPEPWENVDPTVPTKLVTINQEWKPIEELQKVRRATR; translated from the exons ATGGGCTTTTTCCAACTCCtgatgaaaaagaaggaa CTTATTCCTTTGGTGTTTTTCATGACCGTGGCAGCGGCTGGAGCTTCGTCATTTGCTATGTATTCCCTTCGAAAATCCGATGTGAT cctTGATCGAAAAAGAAATCCAGAACCTTGGGAAAATGTGGATCCTACTGTACCTACAAAG cttGTAACAATCAACCAAGAATGGAAGCCCATTGAAGAGTTGCAGAAGGTCCGAAGGGCAACCAGGTGA